TCGCTGGTCATCAGACTTGACTTTTTATACCAAGTCAGACCAGTAAAAGCGCTAGTCCAGTGATTAGCAATCGAGCTATAGAGGAGTTATGAAAAATTCCCAACGTTGAGCAGGGGCTTCTCCCTAACTTTTGGCTAGGTGTATCGGCAAACCTTTGAATCGGGTAGCTTTTGCCCGATCTAGTCGAGGCGGGCTAACCCCTTTTTTAAGGCCATAATCACCGCTTGGGTTCGGTCTTTGACCCCCAATTTGGACAGAATGTTGTTGATGTGGAACTTGACAGTCCCTTCGGAAATGATCAGGGCAGCAGCAATTTCTTGGTTGCTGTTCCCTCTGCTGAGTAATTGCAGGACTTCGAGTTCTCGTTCGGTCAGATCGCTATCGTCAATCCGGTCCGCGAGTTTGAGGGCGACTTCTGAGGGAATGTAGCGTTTGCCACTATGGACGGTGCGGATGGCTTGGATCAGTTCTGTGGCGGTGGTGTCTTTGAGGATATAGCCCCGTGCGCCCGCCTGCAGCCCCCGATAGATGTCTTCATCTGTGTCGTAGGTGGTGAGGATAATAATCTGAGCGTTGGGGGTTTTAGCGCGAATGCGGGCAATGGCTTCGACCCCTTCAAGATGGGGCATGCGTAGATCCATCAGGGTGATGTCCGGCTGATGGGTTTGGTATTGGTCAATGGCTTCTAGCCCATTTTCGGCTTCGGCAATGACTTCCATGTCCTCGGCTTGGCTGAGAATAGCAATAATGCCATGGCGGACAACAGGGTGATCTTCAACGACCAGAATACGGATGGGTGGAGACATATTGGCTTATTTGGGGTTCGCTCAGGCTATTTTCAGGTTGCTGCTCCATGATTAACCATACAACTCGATGTCGTAGCAGTGTCGTTTTTGAGGGATGTGGGTGGATCGGGACATGCTGAAATCAAACAAACTATGCGGTTTCGGGGTAGCATTGCTGCTGATGCTAGGCTCCAGGGCTGCGATCGCATCGGAAAACAATCTTGCGGGATTGATTCGGCAAGGACAGATCCTTTTCCAACAGCGTCAGTATGGAGCTGCGATCGCAACCTTCACCCAAGCGATTCTTCTCAATCCAGATAGTGCCTTGCCCTACTTCCATCGGGGAAAAGTGCGGTTTGAGCTGGAGGATGATTTTGGCGCACTAGAAGATTTTGATGACGCAGTGCAACGAAATTCTCGATTTGCAGAAGCCTATCTGTATCGGGGCAGCGTCAGGCTCTCCTTGGGAGATCAAACAAACGGATTGGTCGATCTGAGGCAGGCCGCAGGGCTATTTTCCCAACAAGGCAATCAGAAAGAGTATCAACGAGCAATACAGCTCATTCGGCAATTTAATCCAGAGATTGCACCTTAAGGGATGACAGCAGTGCAATCTATCCTTATTCCTCCTTCTAAATGGCGAGTAGTTGATGGCTTGTCATTAAGCCCAGGGTTGTTTTACGTTCCTCCTAGAAAAAATAGGATGGTTCTACTGACCAACAGTAGAGAGACCGATGAGCCATCTAATCGATACTTTGAAGCAAGTCCCGGATTTCCGCAGTGCCCATGGCCGTATTCATCCGTTATGGCTGCTGTTGCTATTGATGGTGATGGGCATGCTTGCTGGATATCAAGGGTACCGTCCGTTAGAAACCTTTGTGAGCGATTATCGCCAGCCTTTAAGTGAGCTATTGGGGCTTGAGAGCCTCGAAGTTCCGTCTCACTGTACCTTTCGTCGAGTGATGAAGGGGCTTGACTTCCACGCGTTGAGCCACCAATTTGAAGCATGGATGCTCTCGAAAGCCCAGACTCACTCTCCCGATAATTATGCAGCCTCCATTGATGGCAAACGGATTCGTCAGGGGCTGACAGATGCCAAGGGGAAGCAGCGTTTTGTGGGCTTGGTGAGTTTATTTGCGGTGGAAGCAGGCATCACCCTCAAGCTCGAAGCCCTCACTCAGGAGGATAATAGCGAAATCAAAGTCGTGCAGGCACTGTTGGAAACCCTTCAACTCGATGGCTTACTGATTACCATGGATGCCTTACACGCCCAAAAAACACTTGAGAAGATTGTGGCCTCGGGTAATGACTATCTCGTGGCGGTCAAATCCAACCAGGGAAGACTTTACGACCACCTCCAGACTTACTTTGAGTGTCTTAAACCCATGGCTGAGCACATCCACTCCGCCCAAAGTAGAGGACGAGATGAACATCGGTGTATACAGGTTTATGAGCCTGTCGGCATAGCCCTACAAGAATGGACAGCAATTCGCTCTGTACTTTGTGTCCAACGATGGGGTACTCGCAAAGGAAAGGAGTATCACAATACGGCCTATTACATCAGTTCAGCTGCCACCTCACCCCATCATTGGCAATCTCTGGTCCGAGAACATTGGGGCATTGAAAATCGGTTGCATTGGCCGAAGGATGTTGTTTTTGGCGAAGATGATTATCGACTCGAAGATGAACAAGCACTGCTCAATTGGTCAGTGCTTAGAACTATTGGGATTAATATCCTGCGGCTAAACGACTATCAATCCCTCAAAACCGCGATGACTAAGCTTGCTAATCGGGTCGATATTATTTTTTCGCTGCTAACTTAAAACAGCCCTGGCTTAACAACAATGAAGACAACATTTAGGGGTGATTATGACAAATTTAGAGAGTGTGGCTAACTATATCTGACACTTTCCTTTTCATGAGTAATCCAGATTAATGGATATCATGGATTGCTAGCCAAAATGTCTCGGAATTAACCAAGCCACTATTCCCTAGAATAAACGTACAATTTTGATGCCCTTTCTCATGGCATTCAGTTTCAATGGCTTCATATTCATAACCCGATAAGCTGCTAAAAAAACCTGCTAGGACTCCCGCAATTAGTGGGCACACTGGCTTGTTTTTCGTCGCTTTGGTGCGATGGATCTTAGTATTGGTAAATGTTACAAAGAAGTAATCATTTTGTTCTTGGCTTAACTCAAGATTCACGTTACCGTACTCAGATAAATAGGCATAAACCCACCACCGCTCTAGAATTGTCTTCCAGCCCAAATCGAGCAAAGAAGGATTTACTGGTGCAAAGGCAAGATAAAAGGATCTAAATTCTCTTTCTCCTAATTCCTTTCCGATTTGATAGATTTCCTGGTCTGGAAATTTCTCGACAATCCGATTAAGCATCTTTAAGGAAGTAGAAGATATTTGCATCTTCTGGGTCAAGCTCCCATTCCTTTGATCGTTCAAAGCATGAAACCATTGCATCGCTAAAACGGATGGAAGCTGATCAATCGTGCCTTCACCATTTAGAGATAAAGAGGTTTCATTGAGCTGGGTACTTATCATGATAGAGATGACAATACTAAGGTGTAAATCTGGCTTAGTTATTAGTATGTCAAGCTCAGGTTTAACATCATGTCTCAGGAATTGTCTAAGTTGTCTAGCTTAGTGTTTTTCTTTTTTATTCAGGGGATTTTTTTAGAATCAAACACAAGCTAGATTCTGAAAAATAGACTAGACTTCTTATAATATTCTTTTTATAAAGTGTAACTCACTCAATTTATGCTGCAATCTAACTTGAATTTTTGTCCCCTTCCATATCGGTAGCTAAATTAAGCAAGAAGTCAATTTCTGATAGCTAAACTCTGTAACAATCAGTTTTTCCCAAATTATCTAGAAGGGATTAGCAGCTATCGGGGTAGCAGCCTGGGCCGCATAAGGCATTGGTGGCAAAGTTTGCTTAGGCTGAACCGGATCAAAGGATATTTTCATCAGAGAGTAGTCGTCTTCAAAGCTCTTATTGCCAGCAATATGCTGAATCTGCTGGAAAAGTGGATCGAGGGTATCAAACTGCCGACGTTGATATTCAGAGACTACGGTCATAAATCCATCAAAAGTCCATACTTCGCCATTTGGCTGCACAATTTCATAGACCCCATCACTGAATAGGTAGAGGGCACTACCGGTTTGGATATCACATTCAAACTGATCGTAGGGAAACCCTGTCATCATGCCAATGGGAATACTGCGCACCTCTAAAGGCTGAATTGGGTTTTGGGCAGACGCCAAAAGCACAGCTGGATGGCCACCACTGGCGTACTTGAGTTTTTGAGTCTTACAGTTATAGATCCCATACCAAATTGTGAAATAGTCATCCCCTTGCTCACTCATTTGGAAGACTTCATTGAGGCCATCCAGAACCGAACTGGGCTGATAGAAATCAGTATCCAGCAAGGATTGCGATCGCA
The genomic region above belongs to Acaryochloris sp. CCMEE 5410 and contains:
- a CDS encoding tetratricopeptide repeat protein; its protein translation is MLKSNKLCGFGVALLLMLGSRAAIASENNLAGLIRQGQILFQQRQYGAAIATFTQAILLNPDSALPYFHRGKVRFELEDDFGALEDFDDAVQRNSRFAEAYLYRGSVRLSLGDQTNGLVDLRQAAGLFSQQGNQKEYQRAIQLIRQFNPEIAP
- a CDS encoding response regulator transcription factor gives rise to the protein MSPPIRILVVEDHPVVRHGIIAILSQAEDMEVIAEAENGLEAIDQYQTHQPDITLMDLRMPHLEGVEAIARIRAKTPNAQIIILTTYDTDEDIYRGLQAGARGYILKDTTATELIQAIRTVHSGKRYIPSEVALKLADRIDDSDLTERELEVLQLLSRGNSNQEIAAALIISEGTVKFHINNILSKLGVKDRTQAVIMALKKGLARLD
- a CDS encoding V4R domain-containing protein, translating into MISTQLNETSLSLNGEGTIDQLPSVLAMQWFHALNDQRNGSLTQKMQISSTSLKMLNRIVEKFPDQEIYQIGKELGEREFRSFYLAFAPVNPSLLDLGWKTILERWWVYAYLSEYGNVNLELSQEQNDYFFVTFTNTKIHRTKATKNKPVCPLIAGVLAGFFSSLSGYEYEAIETECHEKGHQNCTFILGNSGLVNSETFWLAIHDIH
- a CDS encoding ISAs1 family transposase, whose product is MSHLIDTLKQVPDFRSAHGRIHPLWLLLLLMVMGMLAGYQGYRPLETFVSDYRQPLSELLGLESLEVPSHCTFRRVMKGLDFHALSHQFEAWMLSKAQTHSPDNYAASIDGKRIRQGLTDAKGKQRFVGLVSLFAVEAGITLKLEALTQEDNSEIKVVQALLETLQLDGLLITMDALHAQKTLEKIVASGNDYLVAVKSNQGRLYDHLQTYFECLKPMAEHIHSAQSRGRDEHRCIQVYEPVGIALQEWTAIRSVLCVQRWGTRKGKEYHNTAYYISSAATSPHHWQSLVREHWGIENRLHWPKDVVFGEDDYRLEDEQALLNWSVLRTIGINILRLNDYQSLKTAMTKLANRVDIIFSLLT